The DNA window TGGACTAACGATTGATGCAATTCTACAACAAAAATGGAAGCTTGGTAAAAAGCTTATCCACGATTTACGCATGCAAAAAGCAGTAACAGACACAAACGGAGAATTATTACAATGGAAATTACCCCACCAAAAAGGGGAAGTATTAGTTTTTAAATGGGAAGGCGAATCATCCAATTATCTTACTTCGGATCAAATTCCTTTATATGTTGCCTATGAAGATGAGTACTTATTGATTGCTTCCAAGCCTCGAGGTGTTGCAACACACCCGAATGACACTGGCCAAAATCATACATTTATGAATACTGTGATGAACTATTTAAAGAACAAGGGGCAAAATTACGGAGAACATGTACACCGAATTGATGAAGGTACAAAAGGCTTAGTAGTCATTGCAAAAAATCCAATCGTCAAAGGTATGCTAGATCGTATGCTTGAAAATAAAGCAATTGTTCGCACGTATGAAGTAATTGTCGAAGGTCAAGTGAAAAACCAGCATGGCACCATTCGAGCAGCCATTGGAAATGATCGCCATCATCCGACGAGAAAACGCGTTTCTCCGTCCGGTCAACTTGCTATTACGCATTATGAAGTAGTCGGCAAACATGACCAATTTACAAAGATACACGCAATTTTAGAAACTGGACGTACGCATCAAATTCGTGTGCACTTTGCTCATTTAGGCCACCCAATTGTGGGAGATGACTTATATGGAGCGAAGAAAACACCAACTAGAACATATGAGTTGCATGCATTCAAGGTTCAATTTATTCATCCAATCACGGGTGAAAAAATTGTCGTGGAGGATAAAAGATAGAAGCGTGAGAAATTGCTAATCTCTCCCTTTAAAGAGTGATATCATCCTAAGAGAAGTTCTAGGAGCACCTTGTTTTCACTCGTTTTAGGGATGGTTTTGACACATTTTTAACGTAGAATAATTAGAGTCGAGGGAAGTGACTGAAGTCATTTCCCCCGACTCTTTTTTCGGTTGTTGGTTTGTAATAAAGATTGATTAATATACAGCTACA is part of the Psychrobacillus sp. FSL H8-0483 genome and encodes:
- a CDS encoding RluA family pseudouridine synthase, which codes for MQHTLTYTVPEDGLTIDAILQQKWKLGKKLIHDLRMQKAVTDTNGELLQWKLPHQKGEVLVFKWEGESSNYLTSDQIPLYVAYEDEYLLIASKPRGVATHPNDTGQNHTFMNTVMNYLKNKGQNYGEHVHRIDEGTKGLVVIAKNPIVKGMLDRMLENKAIVRTYEVIVEGQVKNQHGTIRAAIGNDRHHPTRKRVSPSGQLAITHYEVVGKHDQFTKIHAILETGRTHQIRVHFAHLGHPIVGDDLYGAKKTPTRTYELHAFKVQFIHPITGEKIVVEDKR